In Desulfosporosinus youngiae DSM 17734, the genomic stretch GGTGAAAGCAGAATCGGTAAACCTGTACGATTTTGACTATTTGAATGATTGGGAATCCATGTGCCAAAAACTTGAGCTTCCAGATCAAGCTAAGATAGAGGATTTCCAAGCAGATTTTGAAGCTGATGGTGAAATCAGGGAACTGCGTTATCAACTAATCAGCCGAAAGGATGGAGACCTGGTTCATTACAATGTCAATTTCCAAAAGCAACGTATGGAGTATATAATTCGCAGGATTAAGATCGATCAATGGTTACAATACGATCGCTTGGTAACTGCTCAGAGGTTTTTTGAAGTAGTTTCTGAATTAGATATCAACAAACTTAAACCGGAAGAGGAGTATGTTTGGTATTGCATAGCCAGTCGCGGGGAGCTTGGTTCATACGGTATGAGAGATAGAGATAATTTCATTCTTGGCAGCAAAGGTGATATAGTGGCCGTGGATAGCGGGCAGTTGCCTCTTAAAGGTTATTATATATCCTTATATGGAATGTATAGATTGAATGAAGTTACATGCGAGGGTCGAGGATATAAGGATTATCTTTTTGATATTATACAGAACTAGGGTCAGCTATTTCACATAACAGCGTGTTTTTAGTAATATGTACTTCTTTAATATGGGATGCTATCAAAAAAGTAAAATCCTCCCGATAATGATAAGACGACTTGGAAAGTATAGAAGTATGCGGGATCAATTATTTGGTACTGGACAGTAAAAGTACTGCGGCCGTAATCCGCAAAGGATTACGGCCTGGGGAGGGCGATTGAATGACAAACAGTGAATTGATGGGAATATTAAAGAAACGTTTTGAGGAAAACATGCACCGGCATAACGGTCTTGAATGGGCTAAAGTGCAAGCCAGGCTGGAAGATCGGGCGGAGAAACTTTCCTCACTTAATGAAATGGAAAGAACCGGCGGCGAACCTGATGTGGTTGCTTGGGATGAGGCGACGGGTGAGTATATTTTTTATGATTGTTCAGCAGAAACTCCGCTAGGGCGCAGAAATAGTTGTTATGACGGTAAAGGCCAGGAGGAGAGAAACAAGAAAGGAATATTTCCGCAGGGCAATGCAGTGGATATGGCGGCGGCCATGGGTATCGAGCTTCTGACAGAAGAGCAATACAGAGAACTGCAGAAACTGGGAAATTTCGATCTGAAGACCTCAAGCTGGCTGAAGACACCTTCCGACATCAGAAAACTCGGCGGAGCTATTTTTGCGGACCGTCGCTACGGCCAAGTATTCATTTATCATAACAGTGCCCCTTCGTTCTATAGCAGCAGGGCGTTCCGTGGTTCCTTGAGGGTATGAATTGTTCATTTAGTGTTCTTATTTTTTTCGAACTGGGATCCAAACTTCACTATAAGCGTAATCTTTTTTGTGTTCATTCATTTTAGTAAAAGAGAAAGCGGGGGTATTGATTACTTCGTAATATATTTTTGCCATTGTTGGAATGTTAAAAATGACTTGCGGCCTGCCCCGTTGCCTCCTGGTTTGCTCCAGAAGGCAACGGGGTTTTTGAAATTGGGGGTTCAAGCTATTTTTAATATCTTGACAATATCGATATTCGATGTTATTATGCAAACAAATTATATCGATATTCGATATTCGCGAAGGAATGATTACATGGCCAGAGAAAAATATCAAACATTAACAGAGCAAATGTTTTACATCCTTATTTGCCTAAGAAATGAGGCCTGTGGTGTTGATATTATGAAAATGGTAGCAGAGCTTACCGATGGCAGAGTGCTCATTGGCCCTGGAACCCTATACAGCTTATTGGATAACTTTGTCAAGGAAAAAATGATTATAGAGACTAAAACGGAAAATCGAAAAAAAAGCTATATTATTACAAAGCTTGGTGATGAAATGCTTGAAAAAGAATATCACCGGCTAACAAAGCAGAAAAATGATTACGAAGCACTGGTAAAAGGTGGTGGGCAGTGATGAACCATAAAGTTAAAAAGGTGATAAATTTTAGATTTGACCGTTATAAGGATATAGAAGTCAAATTGGAGAAACTGGCGGCAAAGGGATTATTTCTTGAGGAGTGCGACGCCTTTTTATGGACATTTCGAAAAGGAGAGCCGAAGAAGTTAAAATACACAGTTACATATTTTTCCGAGGGGTCAGTATTTAATCCCGATATTACGGATAATCAGCAAACCTATTTCGATTATGCCAAGGCTGCCGGTTGGGATTTCGTAACACAATTCAACCAAATGCAGATTTTTTGCAGCGAAGCTGACAACCCCATACCATTTGAGACGGATGAAAAAGAGAAATTTGAGAATATCAAAAGATGTATGAGAAAGAGCTTTCTTCCATCTATAATAGTTATGATTCTGGTTTTAATGCTTAATTTGGTTGTGCAGTTCAATTCATTTCAATTGGATCCAATCGATTTTCTGTCGGATCCCAGTCGATTGTTTTCTGTTGCCATGATTTTGGCGGTTGTCATTTATGAAGTGTATTCCTTGCTTGATTACTTCATTTGGTGTAAACGCTCAGAGCGCTCGATTGCCGGTGGCGGGGAATGTGCTGAAAATATCAGCATGGTGCGCAGAATTGTCCATATCATCTTTATGAGTTTTATTTTTGCTGGCTTTGGTTACTTACTGAACTATCTCGTTTTTAAAATAAGCTGGTTCGGTGCATTTCTATGCATCATACAAATGCCCATTCTGCTGACAGTATTTTGGTTGTCAATCAAGTATTTGAAAAAGAAAAAAGCATCGGCTGCGATAAATAAAGTAATATCCTTTACTGTGCTTATCCTTGCTGCTTTTGCATATCTGGCCTTCATTGTATGGTTCACCATTAAATTTGGCTTTAATGTAGGTGCTGACTCGGATTATCGCACCGTTGCTTGGCCGGTTACCGCAACAACCAGTCATGAGTACAGGCTATATAGGGATGATATCCCCCTCACCTGTGAAGATTTATACGGTGACATTGATTATGACTATTATTCGTATGAAAAAAAGATAAATAGCACATTGTTCCTTACCAAAAGCAATTACCGGCAAGATTCATTGCCTGCAAAAGACGCACCTCCGCGGCTCGAATACGATATCTTAGAACCGCAATTTAAGTTTGTTTATCATCTCGCCAAGAAGCATCTGCTTGAGATACCCCAGTGGCGAGATAATGTAAGCTTTGAGTCTATCGACAATAAAATTTTCGGCACGGTTGAAGCTTATCAGCGGTATTATGATGATACACCAACAGGGAAATACATTTTGCTTTTTGAGAATAAGATGATTGAACTAACTATGGAAGAACCACCATCCAGGAAACAAATTTCCATCATTAAAGAAAAATTAAGAGTTTAACGTTTTGCCATATAACTCAACATAATGAACCACAAGGCCCAAAACCTTGTGGTTTTTCACACAACCAAGACCTATTTATGATACTTCCCGGTACATTCCTTAACCTGCAGTTCAATCACGGCAGTGCCTTTCACCATATTTTCCGGAAGCTCCTTACCGGCAAACTGCGGTGTATATTTTTCAACCAATCTGTTCAGAACCTCACGTTTTGAGGGGATGTCTTCCAGAATATGTGCCCTTCCCAGCACAACCACGCTGTTGTAAATAGCCTCTGTATCACAGGCCGCCGCTTCACCCGGCTGCAATCCCAACAACTCATCCACTTCAAAGCAAGCTCTCGGATTCCCCTTTACATTGTCAATCTTTAAACCCTTGGGCAGCCCGTGCATATAAATTGTTCCATTATAGTAGACAAAATGCATGGGGATGGCATAAGGATATCCGTCCTCGCGAACTGTTCCGAATCGTCCAATATCCGCTCTTTCCAGGAGGGCGTCAATCTCCTCTTTTGTTAATTGAAAGTGTTTCATCCTGTTTTGCATAGATCATTCCTCCTAAGTTTCATCATAAGATGTCTCGGATTTTTCCGATTGCTAACCATGTGCTTTTATTATATGCTGAGGGTGTACCTGTTAAAAGATGCACTTTCAGCATATAATTATGGGTACACTGGATGAGGGATGAATAATGATTTATATTGATAAAGAAGTTGACACACCTTTATATGAACAGATTTACAGGCAAATACAGGAGGACATTATTTCCGGAAATCTTGCGCCGGGAACGCTGCTGCCCGGAATCCGGACTTTAGCAAAGACGTTGGGTGTCGCGCGTAATACGGTGGACAAGGCCTATACACAACTGGCGGTGGAGGGATATATTTGCCCTCGCAAAGGTGCGGGTTTTGCCGTAGAGAGCATCAGAGATTCTAAAAGGAGCGGTGAATTTCAAAGTTTGTCTTGTAGGGTGTCTGCTAATCCGGGCAGGAAAGAAGAGCAAAAGCTTCCCTATGATTTTCAATACGGAAGCTTTCCTGACGAGTGTTTTCCTAAATCTGCCTGGAAAAAGCATCTGCTGGAGGTGTTGGCGTCACCCTATTCGTCGGCTCATATGACCCGGTATCAGGATAAACAGGGGAACCTCTCCCTGCGCTGTGAACTTCGAAACTATTTGTACCGGACCCGCGGGGTGGTGTGTACGGAAGCTCAGATCCTCATTGGCTGTGGTCTGCATTATTCGCTGGATAGTTTATGCAAGCTGTTTGCAAGCCATAAGCGGATTGCCATGGAGGAACCGGGATATAACGGAGCCAAAGAGGTATTTCAAAACAACGGGTTTTTGATACGCCACATTCCATCGACAGAATACGGACTTGACTTCTCACAGCTAAAAGCATTGGATGTTCCTGCTGTTTATGTAACACCGTCCCATCAGTTTCCTTATGGAACCGTCCTGCCGATTTCCAAACGACGGGAGTTGCTGGAATGGGCGGCGGAAGAAAAGGCTTACATCATTGAAGACGATTATGACAGTGAATACAGGTATGATGCCAATCCGGTGCCGTCCCTGCAGTCCATCGACGGCCATGAGCGTGTTATCTATATCGGCACCTTTTCCAAATCTCTTTCCCCATCATTGCGCGTCAATTACATGGTACTTCCCCAGCCATTGCTTCCGGCCTACCATCAGATGTTTTCTTCTTACAGCAGCCCCGTTGCTTGGCTGACCCAGGAAGTGCTGGCCGACTTGCTTCGTTCCGGAGACTATACCCGGCATGTGCGCCGGATGTGTGCGGCTTATCGAAAACGGCATGACGCTTTTGTCCAGCAGGTGTCGAAACAATTCGGGTCCAAAATCCTGCTGCACGGGCAAGGAGCGGGGCTGCATTTTTTGTGGGAGTTTTCGGAGGGAGTGCGTGCCGAGCGGTTGATTCAGATCGCCGAGAAAGCAGGAGTCAGGGTATACCCGGTAACCCCGTTCTGGAGTGTTTCAGAAGCCTGTCCTCCCAATCTGCTTTTTGCAGGGTACAGCCTGCTGAATGAGGAGCAGATACAAGAGGGCATCCGCCTTTTGAGACAAGCGTGGGCTCCAGTACTCTGTAACACCTAATTTCTCACATTTTTGGAGGTTAAATTGCAGGAAGGGCTGACAAATGAACTCAGGTGGTGGAACATGATTATTAGTGCGAGCCGGAGAACGGATATTCCGGCATTTTATTCACAGTGGTTCATGAACAGGCTGAAAGAGGGCTATGCCCTAATCCCCAATCCCCGCAATCCAGGCCGTTTGGGACGAGTGGAGCTTTCCGCCGATCATGTGGACTGCATTGTATTTTGGACCAAAAATTCTATACCCATGCTGGACAAACTGGAACAACTTGAGGCAATGGGGTATGCCTTCTATACTCACTTTACCTTAACTCCTTACGGCCAAGAGATGGAGAGCTGCCTGCCTCCAAAACCCAAGCTTCTGCAGGCATTTATAAAATTGTCCAAACAGACAAGCTCTCAGCGTGTCGTGTGGCGATATGATCCAATTATTGTCGATGCCGACCACTCAATATCCTGGCATATTGAGCAGTTCACCAGGATGTGCGGAGAGCTGCATCCTTACACAAAACGTTGTATTTTAAGTTTCATCGATCCGTATAAAAGTATCAGCGATAAATTCAGAGCAATGACCCGGGATGAAATGCTGGCGATTGCTTCCGGCTTCTCTGAGGCGGCTCAAAAATACGATATGGCACTTTACACCTGTGCGGAAGAAATAGAGCTTGCTGAATACGGCATTGGTCATGCTGCTTGCATCGATCGGAAATGGGTAGAAGAGATTATCGGGTGCCGCATTACAGCGAAAAAGGACGCAAACCAACGCGCGGCATGTGGCTGTATCGAAAGTGTGGATATTGGTGTATATGACACCTGCACACACGGCTGCCTTTATTGTTATGCTACGTCCGACCGAAAGACAGCGCTCGGGCGCTTGAGGGCGCATGATACCCGCGCCCCTATGATTAACGGCTATCCTAAGGGCAACGAAATTGTTACCGACCGCACTGCATCATCAAAAAAAATAAAGCAAATAAGTATGTTTCAGGAGGAATTTTGATGTTTAGGAGACCAGGATCAGATTAATCTCATCTAGTATAACGGTTTAAGAAAAGAATAAGTGCTTCGAAAGCACTTCTTAAGGTTTTGCTAAGTTAAAATTTCAACATCGCCTGTCTGATTTCGCTAAGATGACATTGTCGAATCAGACAGGCTTTTATGCGCTAAAAGCAAAGCAGAATGCAGTTTGAGAGGATAAGTCGTTGACACTGAAAGGAGAAAGACGATGAAAAATGATTTTGTCTTTGTAGACGAGTTTGTATCCGGAATACGCTGGGATGCTAAATACGCCACCTGGGATAATTTTACCGGCAAACCGGTGGACGGATATGCAGCCAATCGAATTGTCGGTACCAGAGCTTTGTGCTTAAGCCTAGAAAAAGCACGGGAAAACGCCGCATCCTTTGGCTTTGGCTTGCTTCTTTGGGATGGTTATCGCCCTCAAAGCGCCGTAGATTGTTTTCTGCGCTGGTCAAAACAGCCGGAAGACGGCCGGACGAAACTGAAACACTATCCGAATATTGACAGATCTGAGATAGTAGCAAAAGGATATGTGGCCGCTAAGTCGGGCCACACCCGGGGCAGCGCCATTGATTTAACCCTTTATTATTTAGCTGACGGTACACTTGTGCCTATGGGCGGCGGCTTTGATTTAATGGATTCAGTTTCACATCACGGAGCAAAGGGAATCACCCAAGCGGAAGGGAGGAACCGTCAATACCTTTGTTCTATTATGGAGGCCAGCGGTTTTGTTGCCTATGCTTGTGAGTGGTGGCATTACACATTGAAACACGAACCTTATCCCAACACTTATTTTGATTTTCTCATCGCCTAGCTGAGCTGAAATAACGCTCAGGCCGCAGCGGAGTTGAAATCCTTAAAACGGCCGCTGGGGCGGTGAAACCATATTCCTGAAAAGGGGTCTCAGACATGAAACGAAAAAGAATGACTCAGTTGTTTCCACTCTTATTGCCGTTGCGCAGGACACAAAGAAGATTATTCTTCTATGCCGAAATGTACTTTGACCGGAACCGCTATGCAAAGGCAAAGGCTCCGGAGTTTTTGCCTTTTTGCCTCTATGAAACCAAGTCGAAGCTTGTCAATGAAAATACGGGCTTTGATCTGAAATATCAGGAAAACAAGGTGTTTAATCTGCGCCTTGCCGCAGAGACTGTCAATGGCCTGATCATACGCCCTGGTGAAACATTTTCATTTTGGCAGCGTGTGAGATACGCCGAGAAAAATCAGCGGTATAAGGACGGTTTGTGCGTGGTGAACGGCGAATTGGTCACGGTACCGGGAGGCGGTTCGTGTCATCTCAGCAATTTGCTGTTCTGGCTGTTTCTGCATACTCCCCTCACCATTGTAGAACGGCATCCTCATCAGCTTAAGGATTTTCCTTCGCCTGATGAGGACGAACCTGATGGTGTGGACGCTACGGTCAGCGAAGGGTGGCTGGATTTAAAGGTCAAAAACAACACCAATCTTACCTTCCAGATTAAAATAGCCTTCAATGAACCTTACATTTATGGCTCTATTTTTATCGATCAGGCCATAGGGCATCGTTACGAGATTATTAATCGCGATAAGAGCTATTTCCGAAAAGAAGGGAAAACCTTTGAGCGGGTTTCTGTCTGCCGGCAGAGGATAGACAGCAAATCTAAACAAGTTGTCTCAGAAAACATTCTTTATACAGATGTATGTGAAATTGGCTATTTGCTTCCGGAAGGAACGGCCATCACGGAAGAAAAGGAATTATTCGAACTTTGAAAGGGGAAAGCGGCATGGATAAGTTGAAAATCGCAATTATCTTCGGAGGCTGTTCCGAAGAACATCCCATCTCCGTTAAATCTGCGCAAGAGGTCGCTAAAAACCTTGATCTGGAAAAGTATGAACCTTTCTATATCGGGATTACGAAAAATGGTGTTTGGAAGCTTTGTCCCCGCCCTGAGGCCAATTGGGAAAAGGGCAGCTGCCGTTCGGTTATGCTGTCACCGGACAGAAGCGTCCACGGCTTGCTTGTTCTGGAGCAGGGACAATACAAAACGATCCCTTTGGATATGGTGTTTCCCGTTCTGCATGGCAAACTTGGGGAGGATGGTGCAATGCAAGGTTTGTTGGAGCTTTCCGGCATCCCCTATGCAGGCTGCGATGTCCAAAGTTCTGCTCTGTGTATGGACAAATCCCTTGCTTATATCGTCGCTGGCAAGGCGGGAATTGCTACGCCAAATTTCCGGACTGTCACGGCCAAGGGGACTATTGATGCCGACGGGCTTACTTATCCTGTTTTTGTCAAGCCGGCCCGTTCCGGTTCATCCTTCGGCGTCAGTAAGGTATGCCGAAAAGAAGAATTGCTGAGTGCGGTGGCAATCGCAAGACAATATGACTCCAAGGTGTTGATTGAAGAGGCTGTCGCCGGCAGCGAGGTGGGATGTGCCATATTAGGGAACGATCCGGATTTAATGGCAGGCGAGGTCGATCAAATTTCTCTGTCCTATGGTTTTTTCAGAATCCATCAGGAGAATGAGCCTGAAAAGGGTTCTGAAAACTCAACATTTATCGTTCCCGCCGACATTTCGGCAGAGGCGCGCCTGCAGGTTCAGGAGACAGCAAAAGCCGTCTATCGCGCCTTGGGATGCAGGGGACTGGCGCGGGTGGATATGTTCCTGAAGGAAGATGGAAAAGTAATCCTTAACGAGGTTAATACCTTGCCCGGCATGACCTCATACAGCCGTTATCCGAGAATGGTGGCGGCCGCAGGGTTAAGCTTTGCCGAAGTGATCGATCGGATTGTGGCGTTGACATTGCAAGGAAAATAATGCTTCAGGTTTAAGGTTAAGGGACAGTTTGCCGATAGGGCAGACTGTCCCTTGAAGTCTCTAAAAAATCAGGGAATTGATGCTTAAAACTCTTGCTATTGACAAACTTGATATTTATATTAGTGTGTGAAAGACTATCGGTAGTGCGATATTCAGAAAGTCTTAAGGTTTCCATAAGTAAAAAGCCATAAAATGAAATTATTGCTCCGCGGTATAATAATCAGGGGAGTATATGCTTTAGAGAAAGAAGATGACGCTTTTGGCTGCCAATATTTTAATCGTTGATGATGAACAAGCGATTGCCGATTTGGTTGAAGTTTATCTGAACAATGAAAACTATCATATCTTCAAATTTTATAACGGCCAGGATGCCCTTCGTTGTATTGAAAATGAAAAACTGGACCTCGCCATTTTGGATGTCATGCTTCCTGATGTAGACGGTTTTTCAATCTGCCGGCAAATCCGGGAAAAGCATAATTTTCCGGTGATCATGCTGACAGCCAAAGAAGAAGAAATCGATAAGATCACCGGGCTGACCTTAGGTGCGGACGACTATATCACCAAGCCCTTCCGTCCCCTGGAGCTGATTGCCCGTGTCAAGGCGCAGCTGCGGAGATTTACCAAATATAATTCTGCGGAGCCCAATCAGGAAGAGCATTTAATAGCCTTTTCCGGCCTGGTCTTGGACATAGAAACTCATGAATGTACCTTGAATGAAAAAAAGCTGTCGCTCACGCCTACGGAATTCTCCATTCTTTGGGTCCTTTGTTCCAATCGCGGCCGGGTGGTCAGTTCGGAAGAATTGTTCCATGAGGTATGGGGAGATAAGTACTTCGCCAACAGTAATAATACGGTCATGGTTCATATCCGGCATTTAAGGGAAAAAATGCAGGACAGCGCCGAACATCCTAAATATATCAAAACGGTCTGGGGGGTTGGCTATAAAATTGAAAAGTGAGAAGGACAAACGCAGGAATGATTATTCAAAATTAAAAAGGAAAGTACTTGGGCAAATGTTTCTGATTACAGTTGCCGCCGCTGTGACTGTTTTTCTGTTGCGCAATATCCTGCGCGGACAGATCGGAGATCGTATCGTTCAATTTTTAGTCCACGCTTATCATTTTAGAAATTCGGACGCACAGATGATCTATCAGTTGGTGATTCGCAACAATATGTCCACGATCCTTTTTGGTGTTATTATAATATGTTTAGTTATTTTTTCAGTTTCCTGGTTCACTAAATATTTTGATGAAATCAGCGCCGGAATGGATAAACTTGCTGAGGAATCCGATGCTGAAATCACCTTAGCACCGGAATTGGATTTTATGGAAAATAAGCTGAATCAGCTAAAAAACAACTTGGAAAAACAAAAGAAAGCCGCCCTTGCGGCCGAGCAGCGCAAGAATGATTTGGTAGTTTACTTAGCTCATGATATCAAGACCCCTCTGACCTCTGTTATAGGATACTTAAGTCTTCTCGATGAAGCCCCTGATATGCCTTCTGAACAGAAGGCAAAATATGTGGGTATTACCTTGGAAAAGGCTTATCGCTTAGAGCAGCTGATCAATGAGTTTTTTGAGATTACCAGATTTAATCTGCAAAGAATTGTTTTGAATAAAGAAAAAATCAATTTACAGTTCATGCTCCAGCAGATGGCCGATGAATTCTATCCCATGTTGGCTCCCCAGGCCAAGCAGGTGGCCGTCAATGTGCCTGACGGCTTAACACTGTGGGGAGATGCGGACAAACTAGCCCGTGTCTTCAATAACATTCTGAAAAATGCCCTGGCCTATAGCTATGAAAACAGCGTCATTGACATTGCTGCCGGTCAGCAGGACAAAAATGTCGTTATAACCTTTACGAATCAGGGAAATCCCATCCCCCAGGCCAAGCTGGAAACTATTTTTGAAAAGTTTTACCGCTTAGATTCGTCACGTTCCACAGACACCGGCGGAGCAGGGCTGGGTTTGGCAATCGCCCGGGAAATTGTCACGACTCACGCCGGCACAATCTCTGTGGAAAGCAACCCGGAAACTACGACATTTACAGTAAAGCTTCCGTTATAAGGAAATCTTAAGAAGTTCATAAGCTGGAATTCCAACATAGCTCTTTGTTCTGTGCTTGAATAATATCAGTACAGAATAAGGAGTTGTTTTGTTATGGTACGAAAAGTAAAAAGGAAAAAGTCAGGCATACTCAGATTTGCAGTACTTCTCTTGAAGGTTGGAATGGCTGCTTTTGTTTATAAATCCATCATTATGCCAGGATACCAGCACATCTTTGCCCAGGAATATGAGGATAAAACCATGACGGCTTCAGCGTTGAAACCAGAATCCGAACCCTCTGTTTCCATATCTTCCGATCAACTGAACAGTTCTAATGCGATTCTGATCAATTTAAAAGATCATAACATTCTGATGCAGAAAAACAGTGAAGAAAAAATCTATCCCGCTTCCTTAACGAAGATGATGACAGTCATTGTCGCCATAGAAAACCTGCCTGATTTCAAGAAAGAAATCACCCTTACCAATTCTGTGTTTCAGGGCCTGTCAGAAGCAGATGCATCTATGTCGGGTTTCCAGCCGGGTGAGAAGGTAAGGGTGATTGACCTTTTATATGGGGCTCTGCTTCCCAGCGGGGCAGAGTCTTGTGTCGGGCTTGCTGATTACATTGCAGGGTCGGAGAAGGACTTTGCCGGGATGATGAATCAAAAAGCGGCAGGTCTGGGCATGCGCACCACACATTTTGAGAACTCAACCGGACTTCAGAATAAAAACCATTACACAACAGTCAAAGATCTGGCTGTTCTGCTCAGCTATGCTTTGCAAAATGATACGTTCCGGGAGATTTTTACTTCATCCCGTCATTCCATACAACCTACGAATAAGCATCCTGGCGGGATAACCTTTTACAGTACCATGTTTGAAGAACTCAACAATCAAAGCATTGCCGGCGGGAAAATCTTAGGAGGGAAGACCGGCTATACCCGTGAAGCCGGTCTATGTCTGGCGAGTCTCGCCAAAGTGGGCAACCAGGAATATATTCTGATTTCAGCCGGCGCCAAAGGAAATCATCAGTCGGAACAGTATAATATTAGCGATGCCTTAGCTGTATATAATAGTATAGGAAAGGATGATTATAACGTTAACTCAACAAAGGTACCCGGAGATGTTCAACACGATAAAAGGCGGTTGAACAATCCGCCTTTGAAGTTCAAGTAAAATCAATCAACAACGGGCCGCATTTTCGGCCCGTTGTTGATTTCACCGGTTGTGTTATTTTAAGATCATTTTCTGCAGCGCCTGTTTTTGTGCCTCATTAATGAGGGGCAGCATTTTTTTTAGCTTTGACTTTTTTTCTTCCGGAAGGTCTTTGAGGAAAGCTCTCATTTTTCCGGCCAGCTCGGGTGTTATATAATGACGTTCATTCATGCGGATCAACTCCATTATTTTTATTAATTGGTCTGAACTTATAGTTTGGTTAAATGACAGCAGTGTTTGCAGTTGTTCAAGCTCAGAGCGCAGCTTTTCCTTTATCTTTATCTGTTCCTTGACGATTTCCAGTTGAGCTTGAACGACGAGGAGAGGATTGAAATCAGGATTTTCCATAAAGTTATGGATTTCTTCTAAGGAAAAGCCCAGTTGTTTCAGAGATAATATCTGCTGAAGTTTTAAGGCATCGGCCTTAGTGTAAAGCCGGTGGCCGGCTTCGGTAGTTTCGGAGGGGACTAATAGGCCTATTTGGTGATAATGGTGCAGTGTTCTGACTGTAATTCCACACTGGCTTGCAAGCTCACCGATTTTCCAAATAGTTTTTGGCATTCTTTCACCTCGTTTCCGCAGGATTTTTGTCGACGAGTAAATTATACAACCTG encodes the following:
- the vanR gene encoding VanR-ABDEGLN family response regulator transcription factor, producing MTLLAANILIVDDEQAIADLVEVYLNNENYHIFKFYNGQDALRCIENEKLDLAILDVMLPDVDGFSICRQIREKHNFPVIMLTAKEEEIDKITGLTLGADDYITKPFRPLELIARVKAQLRRFTKYNSAEPNQEEHLIAFSGLVLDIETHECTLNEKKLSLTPTEFSILWVLCSNRGRVVSSEELFHEVWGDKYFANSNNTVMVHIRHLREKMQDSAEHPKYIKTVWGVGYKIEK
- a CDS encoding MerR family transcriptional regulator; translated protein: MPKTIWKIGELASQCGITVRTLHHYHQIGLLVPSETTEAGHRLYTKADALKLQQILSLKQLGFSLEEIHNFMENPDFNPLLVVQAQLEIVKEQIKIKEKLRSELEQLQTLLSFNQTISSDQLIKIMELIRMNERHYITPELAGKMRAFLKDLPEEKKSKLKKMLPLINEAQKQALQKMILK
- the vanI gene encoding D-alanine--(R)-lactate ligase VanI, which encodes MDKLKIAIIFGGCSEEHPISVKSAQEVAKNLDLEKYEPFYIGITKNGVWKLCPRPEANWEKGSCRSVMLSPDRSVHGLLVLEQGQYKTIPLDMVFPVLHGKLGEDGAMQGLLELSGIPYAGCDVQSSALCMDKSLAYIVAGKAGIATPNFRTVTAKGTIDADGLTYPVFVKPARSGSSFGVSKVCRKEELLSAVAIARQYDSKVLIEEAVAGSEVGCAILGNDPDLMAGEVDQISLSYGFFRIHQENEPEKGSENSTFIVPADISAEARLQVQETAKAVYRALGCRGLARVDMFLKEDGKVILNEVNTLPGMTSYSRYPRMVAAAGLSFAEVIDRIVALTLQGK
- the vanS gene encoding vancomycin resistance histidine kinase VanS, which produces MAIKLKSEKDKRRNDYSKLKRKVLGQMFLITVAAAVTVFLLRNILRGQIGDRIVQFLVHAYHFRNSDAQMIYQLVIRNNMSTILFGVIIICLVIFSVSWFTKYFDEISAGMDKLAEESDAEITLAPELDFMENKLNQLKNNLEKQKKAALAAEQRKNDLVVYLAHDIKTPLTSVIGYLSLLDEAPDMPSEQKAKYVGITLEKAYRLEQLINEFFEITRFNLQRIVLNKEKINLQFMLQQMADEFYPMLAPQAKQVAVNVPDGLTLWGDADKLARVFNNILKNALAYSYENSVIDIAAGQQDKNVVITFTNQGNPIPQAKLETIFEKFYRLDSSRSTDTGGAGLGLAIAREIVTTHAGTISVESNPETTTFTVKLPL
- a CDS encoding D-alanyl-D-alanine carboxypeptidase family protein, translating into MVRKVKRKKSGILRFAVLLLKVGMAAFVYKSIIMPGYQHIFAQEYEDKTMTASALKPESEPSVSISSDQLNSSNAILINLKDHNILMQKNSEEKIYPASLTKMMTVIVAIENLPDFKKEITLTNSVFQGLSEADASMSGFQPGEKVRVIDLLYGALLPSGAESCVGLADYIAGSEKDFAGMMNQKAAGLGMRTTHFENSTGLQNKNHYTTVKDLAVLLSYALQNDTFREIFTSSRHSIQPTNKHPGGITFYSTMFEELNNQSIAGGKILGGKTGYTREAGLCLASLAKVGNQEYILISAGAKGNHQSEQYNISDALAVYNSIGKDDYNVNSTKVPGDVQHDKRRLNNPPLKFK